Proteins from a single region of Starkeya sp. ORNL1:
- a CDS encoding TetR/AcrR family transcriptional regulator: MAKTKSDMREAVMAAAKATVQAHGYNALSFREIAKEVGIKSASVHYHFPTKGDLGAALARRYTEDGAAYLGGLLAGSSDPTWCMDRYTEIFRSVLANNNRMCLYGIMSAELDDLPPEVRTEIDRFAAMNVGWITQVLALAKPDADEQALSEHAMAIFSAIEGAQLVARSCQDIGVYDQTVRTYRATGLIP; encoded by the coding sequence ATGGCGAAAACGAAGTCGGATATGCGCGAAGCGGTGATGGCGGCGGCTAAAGCCACCGTGCAGGCACACGGCTATAACGCGCTGAGCTTTCGCGAGATCGCGAAGGAGGTCGGGATAAAAAGTGCCAGCGTGCACTATCACTTCCCGACCAAGGGCGATCTCGGGGCGGCGCTGGCACGCCGCTACACCGAGGATGGCGCGGCCTATCTCGGGGGACTGCTGGCCGGGTCGAGTGACCCGACATGGTGCATGGACCGGTACACCGAGATCTTTCGCTCGGTTCTCGCCAACAATAATCGCATGTGCCTGTACGGCATCATGAGCGCTGAACTCGACGACCTCCCGCCCGAGGTCAGGACCGAGATCGACAGGTTCGCCGCGATGAATGTCGGCTGGATCACGCAAGTTCTGGCGTTGGCGAAGCCTGATGCAGACGAGCAGGCTTTGAGCGAGCACGCGATGGCGATCTTCTCAGCCATCGAAGGCGCCCAGCTCGTCGCCCGTAGCTGCCAGGATATCGGGGTCTATGACCAGACTGTCCGAACCTATCGCGCGACCGGGCTCATTCCGTAA
- a CDS encoding glutathione S-transferase translates to MRIFDRPGFPNPARIRIVLAEKALESQVEFVSVDLIAAEHQQPAFLEKNPSGVLPVLQLDDGTYIAESTAITEYLDNLDGHPTLTGTTPKQKALIHMMQRRAEAELLDPVGIYFHHATPGLGPDLQAFKSPEWAGRQDWGNRQRDKALRGMAYFNTVLRSQPFVAGDAFSMADITVFAGLMFADAAGIAVPEDCSTLVAWRAKVAELPSVKNRSGQMFVPEDLRRLGF, encoded by the coding sequence ATGAGAATTTTCGATCGTCCCGGCTTTCCCAACCCGGCCCGTATCCGCATCGTCCTGGCTGAAAAGGCGCTCGAATCCCAAGTCGAGTTCGTCTCCGTCGACCTGATCGCCGCCGAGCACCAGCAGCCCGCTTTCCTGGAAAAGAACCCCTCCGGCGTTCTGCCGGTGCTGCAGCTCGACGATGGCACCTACATCGCAGAATCCACGGCGATCACCGAGTATCTCGACAATCTTGATGGACATCCGACGCTGACCGGCACGACGCCGAAGCAGAAGGCGCTCATCCACATGATGCAGCGACGGGCGGAAGCCGAGCTGCTCGACCCGGTCGGAATCTATTTCCACCACGCGACACCGGGCCTGGGCCCCGATCTCCAGGCGTTCAAAAGCCCTGAATGGGCGGGCCGCCAGGACTGGGGAAATCGCCAGCGCGACAAGGCGCTGCGCGGCATGGCGTATTTCAATACGGTGCTGCGGAGCCAGCCATTCGTCGCCGGCGACGCGTTCTCGATGGCGGATATCACCGTCTTTGCCGGGCTGATGTTCGCCGATGCCGCCGGCATCGCCGTGCCGGAGGATTGTTCCACGCTGGTCGCCTGGCGCGCGAAGGTCGCCGAATTGCCAAGCGTGAAGAATCGCAGCGGCCAGATGTTCGTCCCGGAGGATCTGCGCCGCCTCGGCTTCTGA
- a CDS encoding NAD(P)H-dependent oxidoreductase has protein sequence MHALIVVAHPDPKSLTQNIAAHLGEGIALSDAGNSFEIADLAGEAFDPRFTLADHAAHRRQAPTPADVAAEQARIDRADTLVLVYPVYWWSMPGLLKGWIDRVFSNGWAYDESAEAGSVKKLRHLKVHLVAIGGADTRTYARHGYFGAMKTQIDHGIFDYCGARVVTSELLFESDRQDPAIHLDAARAIGRNLFTASREFEAA, from the coding sequence ATGCACGCGCTCATCGTCGTCGCGCATCCCGATCCCAAGTCGCTCACCCAAAACATCGCCGCGCACCTGGGCGAGGGCATTGCCCTCTCCGATGCCGGCAACTCCTTCGAGATCGCCGATCTGGCGGGGGAAGCCTTCGATCCGCGCTTCACCCTGGCCGATCACGCCGCCCACCGCCGGCAGGCGCCGACCCCCGCCGATGTCGCCGCCGAGCAGGCGAGGATCGATCGCGCCGATACCCTCGTGCTGGTCTATCCGGTCTATTGGTGGTCCATGCCGGGGCTGCTCAAGGGCTGGATCGACCGCGTGTTTTCCAATGGCTGGGCTTATGACGAGAGCGCCGAGGCCGGTTCGGTGAAGAAGCTGCGCCACCTCAAGGTCCATCTCGTCGCCATTGGTGGCGCCGACACGCGAACCTATGCCCGGCACGGCTATTTCGGCGCCATGAAGACGCAGATCGACCATGGCATCTTCGATTATTGCGGCGCGCGGGTCGTGACCTCCGAACTGCTGTTCGAATCCGACCGGCAGGATCCGGCCATCCATCTGGATGCCGCCCGCGCCATCGGCCGCAATCTCTTCACGGCGTCTCGGGAATTCGAGGCGGCCTGA
- a CDS encoding slipin family protein, producing the protein MLEFVPFAIIVLLVIIIALSAIRIMREYERAVMFTLGRFSGVKGPGLIVLIPFVQQIVRVDLRTIVLDVPSQDVISRDNVSVKVNAVLYFRVVDADKAIIQVENFMIATSQLAQTTLRSVLGKHELDEMLAERDKLNLDIREILDSQTDAWGIKVANVEIKHVDINESMIRAIARQAEAERNRRARIISAEAEQQAAQKLVEAANILAVTPEAMQLRYLSTLHDIATEKSSTIVFPMPIDLLRGLTGPAAPGDARPPATASGGARRSPKTSE; encoded by the coding sequence ATGCTCGAATTCGTCCCCTTTGCGATCATCGTCCTGCTGGTCATCATCATTGCCCTGTCGGCGATCCGCATCATGCGCGAGTACGAGCGCGCGGTGATGTTCACCCTCGGCCGCTTTTCCGGGGTGAAGGGGCCGGGGCTCATCGTCCTCATCCCCTTCGTGCAGCAGATCGTGCGCGTCGACCTGCGCACCATCGTGCTCGACGTGCCGAGCCAGGACGTGATCTCGCGGGACAATGTGTCGGTGAAGGTGAACGCCGTGCTCTATTTCCGAGTGGTCGACGCCGACAAGGCGATCATCCAGGTCGAGAACTTCATGATCGCGACCAGCCAGCTCGCGCAGACCACGCTGCGCTCGGTGCTCGGCAAGCACGAGCTCGACGAAATGCTGGCCGAGCGCGACAAGCTCAATCTGGACATACGGGAAATACTCGACAGCCAGACCGACGCCTGGGGCATCAAGGTGGCCAATGTCGAGATCAAGCATGTCGACATCAATGAGAGCATGATCCGCGCCATCGCCAGGCAGGCCGAGGCCGAGCGCAACCGCCGGGCGCGGATCATCAGCGCCGAAGCCGAGCAGCAGGCCGCCCAGAAGCTGGTGGAAGCCGCCAACATCCTTGCGGTGACACCCGAGGCGATGCAACTGCGCTATCTCTCGACGCTGCACGACATCGCGACTGAGAAGAGCTCGACCATCGTCTTTCCGATGCCGATCGACCTGTTGCGCGGGCTGACCGGCCCGGCTGCGCCTGGCGACGCCAGACCGCCGGCGACGGCGAGCGGGGGCGCGCGGCGGTCGCCCAAGACCAGCGAATGA
- a CDS encoding TetR/AcrR family transcriptional regulator, whose translation MSSVEPKDPATNPQPRRRLLREDRHRQLIDVAWRLVRNEGTEALTLGRLAEQAGVTKPVVYDHFDTRSRLLAALFQEFDARQDALMDAALEASEPTLPARAAVIASSYVACVLLQGREIPGVIAALAGSPELEKIKRDFEVAFIEKCRVALAPCTSGGAIAPAGLWAMLGAAEALSYAATTNEITAAQAEGELFEIIVAMVARSARETGAVSGA comes from the coding sequence ATGTCAAGCGTCGAGCCGAAGGACCCCGCTACCAATCCGCAGCCGCGTCGCCGCCTGTTGCGCGAGGACCGGCATCGCCAGTTGATAGACGTCGCCTGGCGGCTGGTTCGTAATGAGGGAACCGAAGCGTTGACGCTCGGGCGGCTTGCCGAGCAGGCGGGCGTCACCAAGCCCGTCGTCTATGATCATTTCGACACGCGGTCCCGGCTGCTGGCGGCGCTCTTCCAGGAGTTCGACGCACGCCAGGACGCGCTCATGGACGCCGCGCTCGAGGCCAGCGAACCGACCTTGCCGGCCCGGGCTGCGGTCATCGCCTCCTCCTATGTTGCGTGCGTGCTGCTGCAGGGCCGAGAGATACCGGGGGTGATCGCGGCATTGGCAGGCTCGCCCGAACTCGAAAAGATCAAGCGCGACTTCGAGGTGGCGTTCATCGAGAAGTGCCGGGTGGCGCTTGCGCCGTGCACCTCGGGGGGCGCCATCGCGCCCGCCGGCCTGTGGGCCATGCTGGGAGCGGCCGAGGCATTGTCCTATGCCGCGACGACCAACGAGATCACCGCCGCGCAGGCCGAAGGCGAACTGTTCGAGATCATCGTCGCGATGGTCGCCCGAAGCGCGCGGGAGACTGGCGCGGTATCCGGGGCGTGA